One Streptococcus sp. DTU_2020_1001019_1_SI_AUS_MUR_006 DNA window includes the following coding sequences:
- a CDS encoding ROK family protein, which yields MTNYVAIDIGGTNIKYGLIDQDGQLVESHEVATEAHKGGPHILQKTKDIVASYLEKGPVAGVAISSAGMVDPDKGEIFYAGPQIPNYAGTQFKKEIEESFQVPCEIENDVNCAGLAEAVSGSGKGAGITLCLTIGTGIGGCLIIDGQIFHGFSNSACEVGYMHMQDGAFQDLASTTALVEYVAKAHGEEVEHWNGRRIFKEATEGNKLCMEGIDRMVDYLGKGLANICYVANPEVVILGGGIMGQEAILKPKIRTALKDALVPSLAEKTRLEFARHQNTAGMLGAYYHFKTKQS from the coding sequence ATGACTAATTACGTTGCAATTGATATTGGCGGAACTAATATCAAATATGGTTTGATTGACCAAGATGGACAACTTGTTGAGTCTCATGAAGTAGCGACTGAGGCTCATAAGGGCGGTCCACATATCTTACAGAAAACAAAAGATATTGTCGCTAGCTATCTAGAAAAAGGACCGGTGGCAGGTGTGGCTATTTCCTCAGCGGGAATGGTTGATCCTGATAAGGGTGAGATTTTCTATGCTGGTCCACAGATCCCGAACTATGCTGGAACCCAATTTAAGAAAGAAATTGAAGAAAGTTTCCAAGTTCCTTGTGAAATTGAAAATGATGTCAACTGTGCAGGGCTAGCAGAAGCTGTTTCTGGATCTGGAAAAGGTGCAGGAATAACGCTATGTTTGACCATCGGAACAGGTATCGGCGGTTGCTTAATCATTGACGGCCAGATTTTCCATGGATTTAGTAATTCTGCCTGTGAAGTTGGCTATATGCATATGCAAGATGGGGCTTTCCAAGATTTAGCTTCTACAACTGCCTTGGTTGAGTATGTAGCTAAGGCTCATGGTGAAGAAGTAGAACATTGGAATGGTCGTAGAATTTTCAAAGAAGCTACAGAAGGCAATAAACTCTGTATGGAGGGAATTGACCGTATGGTAGACTATCTTGGAAAAGGTCTTGCTAACATCTGTTATGTTGCCAATCCAGAGGTTGTTATACTAGGTGGTGGTATTATGGGGCAGGAAGCGATTTTGAAACCGAAAATTCGTACAGCTCTGAAAGATGCGCTTGTTCCAAGTTTAGCGGAAAAAACAAGATTAGAGTTTGCGCGTCATCAAAATACTGCGGGTATGCTTGGAGCTTACTATCACTTCAAAACAAAACAATCCTAA
- a CDS encoding dihydrodipicolinate synthase family protein, with product MSDLKKYEGVIPAFYACYDDAGEVSPERTRALVQYFIDKGVQGLYVNGSSGECIYQSVEDRKLILEEVMAVAKGKLTIIAHVACNNTKDSIELARHAESLGVDAIATIPPIYFRLPEYSVAKYWNDISAAAPNTDYVIYNIPQLAGVALTPSLYTEMLKNPRVIGVKNSSMPVQDIQTFVSLGGDDHIVFNGPDEQFLGGRLMGAKAGIGGTYGAMPELFLKLNQLIADKDLETARELQYAINAIIGKLTAAHGNMYGVIKEVLKINEGLNIGSVRSPLTPVIEEDRPVVEAAAQLIRETKERFL from the coding sequence ATGTCAGATTTAAAAAAATATGAAGGCGTCATTCCTGCCTTCTACGCATGTTATGATGATGCGGGCGAAGTAAGCCCAGAACGTACTCGTGCTTTGGTGCAATACTTTATTGATAAAGGTGTTCAAGGACTTTATGTCAACGGTTCTTCAGGTGAATGTATCTACCAAAGCGTAGAAGACCGCAAGTTGATTTTGGAAGAAGTCATGGCAGTTGCTAAAGGTAAATTGACCATTATTGCACACGTGGCTTGCAACAATACTAAAGACAGTATCGAACTTGCTCGTCATGCAGAGAGCTTGGGTGTAGATGCTATCGCAACAATCCCACCAATTTACTTCCGTTTGCCTGAATACTCAGTAGCCAAATACTGGAACGACATCAGTGCAGCAGCACCAAACACAGACTATGTTATCTATAACATTCCTCAATTAGCAGGTGTTGCTTTGACTCCAAGTCTTTACACAGAAATGTTGAAGAACCCACGTGTTATCGGTGTTAAAAACTCTTCAATGCCAGTTCAAGATATCCAAACTTTTGTTAGTCTTGGTGGTGATGATCATATCGTCTTTAACGGTCCAGATGAACAATTCCTAGGTGGACGTCTCATGGGTGCAAAAGCTGGTATCGGTGGTACTTATGGTGCTATGCCAGAACTCTTCTTGAAACTCAACCAATTGATTGCAGACAAAGACCTAGAAACAGCGCGTGAATTGCAATACGCTATCAACGCTATCATTGGTAAATTGACTGCTGCACATGGAAATATGTACGGCGTTATCAAGGAAGTCTTGAAAATCAATGAAGGACTTAATATCGGATCAGTTCGTTCTCCACTTACACCAGTGATCGAAGAAGATCGTCCAGTTGTAGAAGCAGCTGCTCAATTGATTCGTGAAACTAAGGAGCGTTTCCTCTAA